Proteins co-encoded in one Capsicum annuum cultivar UCD-10X-F1 chromosome 9, UCD10Xv1.1, whole genome shotgun sequence genomic window:
- the LOC107877245 gene encoding peroxidase 27 has translation MALPRHFVVFILQLILVPLAFNLCNASHGLKNGFYRKTCPKVEAIVRKKTAEFISKAPTLAAPLLRMHFHDCAVRGCDASVLLNSTQNNQAERDAFPNQSLRGFQVINGVKSALEDKCPGVVSCADILALVARDVVSMIKGPHWKVPLGRRDGRVSIMDEALNLLPPPFANISSLKQQFASLGLNAKDLAVLSGGHTIGTAHCFSFSDRMYNFTGQGDTDPTMDPNYIAHLKKKCSPTDVTTIVEMDPGSFKTFDEKYYTLVAKRRGLLQSDAVLLDDIETKAYVKQQALTHGSTFFKDFGKSMVKMGKIGVLTGHAGEIRKHCDFVN, from the exons ATGGCTTTGCCAAGGCATTTTGTCGTGTTCATTCTTCAATTGATACTTGTCCCTCTTGCATTTAACCTTTGTAATGCATCACATGGTTTGAAAAATGGCTTCTATAGAAAAACATGTCCTAAAGTTGAGGCAATTGTGAGAAAGAAAACTGCTGAATTCATATCAAAGGCACCAACACTAGCTGCCCCTTTGCTTAGGATGCATTTCCATGATTGTGCTGTTAGG gGGTGTGATGCTTCTGTACTGCTAAATTCAACCCAAAATAATCAAGCAGAGAGAGATGCCTTCCCAAACCAATCTCTAAGGGGATTCCAAGTGATTAATGGTGTAAAATCTGCACTAGAAGACAAGTGTCCTGGTGTGGTCTCTTGTGCTGATATCCTAGCTTTAGTAGCTAGGGATGTTGTTTCTATG ATTAAAGGACCACATTGGAAAGTTCCCTTGGGAAGAAGAGATGGGAGAGTGTCAATCATGGATGAAGCTTTGAACCTTTTACCACCTCCTTTTGCAAACATCTCTTCTCTTAAACAACAATTTGCCTCTCTTGGTTTGAATGCAAAAGACCTTGCTGTTCTATCAG GTGGACATACCATTGGAACAGCTCATTGTTTTTCCTTCTCAGATAGAATGTACAATTTCACAGGCCAAGGTGATACTGATCCAACAATGGACCCAAACTACATAGCccatttgaagaaaaaatgtagcccaactgatGTGACAACAATTGTAGAAATGGATCCAGGAAGTTTCAAGACATTTGATGAAAAATATTACACACTTGTAGCTAAAAGAAGAGGTCTTTTACAATCTGATGCTGTACTTCTTGATGACATTGAGACTAAAGCTTATGTTAAACAACAAGCACTTACACATGGATCAACTTTCTTCAAAGATTTTGGCAAATCTATGGTGAAAATGGGAAAGATTGGTGTATTGACTGGCCATGCTGGTGAAATTAGAAAACATTGTGATTTTGTTAATTAA